A genomic window from Silene latifolia isolate original U9 population chromosome Y, ASM4854445v1, whole genome shotgun sequence includes:
- the LOC141629279 gene encoding uncharacterized protein LOC141629279 has translation MRKPELSGRMSKWSVHLSRYNIRHDPRTAIKSHALADFVSDFSPAIQNLADREILTLKGDKDAEVWQMHIDGASNQRGAARDSKMIAYLKVAKELKEKFRDCKLKQVPRDQNAEADALATLGATFKPTELANISIAHVLEPSIQKAKEVDKGELEDQQDVGNGARVLSSTNDQSTDPDWRTPYIDWLRHGKLPDDKKEVRGFIMKASRFMLIDNVLFRKSLAGPYLRCLDKQEAQTILHALHSGECGNHAGGRSLSNKALRQGNFWPTMRADSAEYARKFDACQHS, from the exons ATGAGAAAGCCTGAGTTGTCGGGCAGAATGTCGAAATGGTCCGTACACCTTAGTAGGTATAACATTAGGCATGACCCAAGAACGGCGATAAAGTCACATGCATTGGCAGATTTTGtttcagacttcagcccagctatCCAAAATCTGGCGGATAGAGAAATCTTAACCCTCAAAGGTGATAAGGAtgcagaagtctggcagatgcatattgatgGTGCCTCCaatcaaaggggggcag CTAGGgattcaaagatgatagcctacttaaaagtagcaaaggagctAAAGGAGAAATTCAGAGATTGCAAGCTCAAGCAGGTTCCCAGAGACCAGAATGCGGAAGCTGACGCCCTGGCAACCCTGGGCGCAACTTTCAAACCAACAGAGTTAGCTAACATCTCCATCGCGCACGTATTAGAGCCATCAATCCAAAAGGCGAAGGAAGTAGACAAAGGGGAGCTAGAAGATCAGCAAGATGTGGGAAATGGAGCAAGAGTTCTGTCAAGCACAAATGACCAGTCAACTGACCCAGATTGGCGTACGCCTTACATAGATTGGTTAAGGCATGGCAAGCTGCCAGATGACAAAAAGGAGGTAAGGGGTTTCATAATGAAAGCCTCCAGATTCATGCTGATTGACAATGTGCTTTTTAGAAAGTCACTAGCAGGACcttacttacggtgcctggataaGCAAGAAGCACAGACCATATTGCATGCCCTGCATAGTGGCGAAtgcggaaaccatgcagggggcagaagTCTGTCAAACAAAGCCCTCAGACAAGGCAACTTCTGGCCTACAATGAGGGCAGACTCAGCAGAATACGCCCGAAAATTTGACGCCTGCCAGCATTCATGA